A region of Siniperca chuatsi isolate FFG_IHB_CAS linkage group LG23, ASM2008510v1, whole genome shotgun sequence DNA encodes the following proteins:
- the zbed4 gene encoding zinc finger BED domain-containing protein 4 isoform X1 yields the protein MDGEEEVSHMSEDMVSEPNGSIESKKREAKGTCLKIEGQDGYVFKSYSINPHETANAKSPACSSITLDKDSPPSFDLSSQGDKQLESDQASETDPASPTLSNKCPNNDTEGNAENEQYENGNEASQHIKEETGDANGIEEEIQDDERLAFGSSIGPFVTRDGDEYNNLLSGYTSTLYDVAMDAVTQSLLSSIRSNTNPRKKSPAWNHFCISPRDSTKAICLYCMKEFSRGKNEKDLSTSCLMRHVRRAHPNVLLQDGADASSNHLTSSPASSLIPPSPNSPKNGDLTNSVISSASKNTSPSTSSADNSDLSSKEVLPKVEPKLEPYANTDTVCSTLSSSHSNENNLEDMSDGGPERLSGTPKSSSSRRRSAVWKHFYLSPADNSKAVCIHCMNEFSRGKNGKDLGTSCLIRHMWRAHKEVVIEENGQGNHIPPPYTNPPSLLSRTQLQDPLEVKKESPLLPSSPETISDELPQSMEESMDIKEESDDMMHLSGQESSLNLSFKTQGEDTPLTSSPCDLSEGPSLNQDHSVFQQNKKIMKRVKSEVWHHFIVSPVDQLKALCRYCPCVISRGKRGDFGTSCLMRHLMRRHPDVLKNQKSTDEKESSPHPYTNLTTTDAVSTKETESPASEKKPQTLPVFSKKTSKLWNHFSISPADPTKVICLHCSRTISRGKKTTNLGTSCLFRHMQRFHGHVLESNKAISGDVPSAEIHVKQELMDTSVYETEQNRERFDEHHPIAKKITKLIAEMLALDLQPSAIVENAGLNRLLEYLQPQYSLPPSSYFTSTAIPDMYEKVKDVVLTHLKEAEGGVVHFTTSIWVSSQTREYLTLTAHWATYESSVRPQGQDFHCSALLSVSQIDCDHNMHDIPKQLEYLWDSWITSSGLKKGFTVTDNNTIRNTLEDRGHVTMQCFGHTIDLIVSEAIKSQRMVQNLLSIARKICERVHRSAKAKEKLAELQRAHQLPENQLIQDVPSKWRTSFFMLERLVEQKKAIDEMSIECNFREMISCDQWEVMLSVCNAMKPFEVAYREMSNRTATLGQVIPLIHILNRKIDLLFDETVGIDNMLKSLKEAMVSRMSATLHDPRFTWATMLDPRYKTSLFTEEEAEQCKQDLIRELDLSSSTSVAVKPLLPNGCNEAPVSSNTSHSNKDNLWSLMADIRQKIKHEEKPKSSELAVLEYLEEDILDQSCDPLDYWNLKKFLWPDLAKVAARYVGCPPSIVPAETLFSTASVNCALNQPRPLLENMEGLVFLKVNLPLIYFQY from the coding sequence ATGGATGGGGAAGAGGAGGTCTCTCACATGAGTGAGGATATGGTCAGTGAACCTAATGGCTCCatagaaagtaaaaaaagagaggCAAAAGGGACTTGCTTGAAAATTGAGGGCCAGGATGGCTATGTGTTCAAATCCTACAGCATTAACCCTCATGAGACTGCGAATGCAAAGTCACCTGCTTGTTCCTCAATAACACTGGATAAAGACTCTCCCCCTTCTTTTGATTTATCTTCTCAGGGTGACAAACAGTTGGAGTCAGACCAAGCAAGTGAGACTGATCCAGCTTCTCCCACTCTTTCAAACAAATGCCCAAATAATGATACTGAGGGGAATGCGGAGAATGAACAGTATGAAAATGGTAATGAAGCAAGTCAACATATCAAAGAGGAGACTGGGGATGCAAATGGGATCGAGGAGGAAATCCAGGATGACGAAAGGCTAGCATTTGGTAGCTCAATTGGCCCTTTTGTAACTAGAGATGGCGATGAATATAATAATTTACTAAGTGGATACACAAGCACCCTTTATGATGTTGCCATGGATGCTGTCACTCAGAGCCTTTTGTCATCTATAAGGAGTAATACCAACCCAAGGAAAAAATCCCCTGCATGGAATCATTTCTGCATATCTCCACGAGACAGTACCAAAGCAATCTGTTTATACTGCATGAAAGAGTTCAGTCGGGGTAAGAATGAGAAAGACCTCAGTACAAGCTGTTTAATGAGGCACGTACGAAGGGCTCACCCCAATGTGCTTTTACAAGATGGAGCAGATGCATCCTCCAATCATCTGACTAGCTCTCCTGCCTCATCTTTGATACCTCCCTCCCCAAACTCACCAAAAAACGGAGACTTGACAAATAGTGTTATTTCTTCTGCCTCAAAGAACACTTCACCGTCCACCTCCTCAGCTGACAACTCGGATCTGTCATCCAAAGAAGTGTTACCCAAAGTCGAACCAAAACTAGAACCGTATGCCAACACTGACACTGTTTGCAGCACGCTGTCATCCTCACATTCCAATGAAAACAACCTTGAAGACATGTCAGACGGAGGGCCCGAGCGCCTTTCTGGGACCCCTAAAAGCTCGAGTTCCCGTCGAAGATCAGCTGTATGGAAACACTTCTACCTGTCGCCTGCTGACAATTCCAAAGCAGTATGTATCCATTGCATGAATGAATTCAGTAGGGGTAAAAATGGGAAGGATCTAGGGACAAGCTGTCTGATTCGTCATATGTGGAGGGCCCACAAAGAGGTTGTCATTGAGGAAAATGGACAGGGAAATCACATTCCCCCACCCTATACAAACCCGCCCTCACTGTTGTCCCGCACACAACTACAGGATCCActtgaagtaaaaaaagaatCACCCCTTCTTCCATCCTCACCAGAAACCATATCAGATGAACTGCCCCAAAGCATGGAGGAAAGCATGGATATAAAAGAGGAATCTGATGACATGATGCATCTGTCAGGGCAGGAGTCCTCTCTCAATCTCTCCTTCAAAACTCAAGGGGAGGATACACCCCTAACTTCCTCACCATGCGACCTCTCAGAGGGCCCCAGCCTCAATCAGGATCATTCAGTTTTCCAGCAAAACAAGAAGATCATGAAACGGGTGAAATCTGAAGTGTGGCACCATTTCATAGTGTCACCAGTTGACCAGTTAAAAGCACTGTGCCGTTACTGTCCATGCGTCATCAGTCGGGGGAAACGGGGCGACTTTGGTACAAGCTGTCTGATGAGGCATCTTATGAGACGCCACCCAGACGTCCTCAAAAACCAAAAAAGCACAGATGAGAAGGAATCTTCCCCTCATCCCTACACCAATCTCACCACAACAGACGCAGTTTCAACCAAAGAAACTGAGAGCCCTGCCAGTGAGAAAAAGCCACAAACCCTgcctgttttcagcaaaaagacGTCAAAACTGTGGAACCATTTCTCCATTTCACCTGCTGACCCCACAAAGGTGATTTGTTTGCACTGTAGCCGCACAATTAGCAGAGGCAAAAAGACTACAAACCTCGGCACAAGCTGCCTCTTTAGGCATATGCAGAGGTTTCATGGACATGTTCTTGAAAGTAACAAAGCTATCTCAGGTGATGTGCCGTCTGCTGAAATTCACGTTAAACAAGAGCTCATGGACACTTCCGTTtatgaaacagaacagaacCGTGAGAGGTTTGATGAACACCACCCGATTGCCAAAAAAATAACCAAACTTATTGCAGAAATGCTCGCACTGGATCTTCAGCCATCAGCTATCGTGGAGAATGCTGGACTGAACAGACTACTAGAGTACCTCCAGCCTCAGTATTCTCTACCACCTTCTTCTTACTTTACCAGCACTGCCATACCAGATATGTACGAAAAGGTGAAGGATGTTGTGCTGACCCATCTGAAAGAGGCTGAAGGTGGTGTTGTCCATTTTACAACTAGTATTTGGGTCAGTAGCCAGACAAGGGAATACCTGACCCTTACCGCCCACTGGGCGACGTACGAGTCAAGTGTCAGACCCCAGGGTCAGGACTTTCACTGCTCCGCTCTCTTAAGTGTCTCACAAATAGACTGTGATCACAATATGCATGACATCCCAAAGCAGCTCGAGTATCTGTGGGATTCTTGGATCACCTCATCGGGGCTGAAAAAGGGGTTCACTGTAACTGATAACAACACCATCAGAAACACCTTGGAGGACCGTGGCCATGTCACCATGCAGTGTTTTGGACACACTATAGACCTCATTGTTAGCGAAGCCATAAAGAGCCAGAGAATGGTTCAGAACCTTCTGAGTATTGCACGAAAGATCTGTGAACGTGTGCACCGCTCAGCAAAAGCCAAGGAGAAgctggctgagctccagagggCCCACCAGCTGCCAGAGAACCAACTGATTCAGGATGTTCCCTCCAAATGGAGGACCTCCTTTTTCATGCTGGAGCGGCTGGTGGAACAGAAGAAAGCCATCGACGAGATGTCGATCGAGTGCAATTTCAGGGAAATGATCAGCTGCGATCAGTGGGAGGTGATGCTGTCAGTCTGCAATGCAATGAAACCTTTCGAAGTCGCCTACAGGGAGATGAGCAACCGCACTGCCACTCTGGGACAAGTGATACCACTCATTCACATCCTCAATAGAAAGATAGACCTGCTGTTTGATGAAACTGTGGGCATAGACAACATGCTCAAATCTCTAAAAGAAGCCATGGTGAGCAGAATGTCCGCAACTCTGCACGACCCACGATTCACCTGGGCGACCATGCTGGACCCACGATACAAGACTTCATTGTTcacagaggaagaagctgaACAATGTAAACAAGATCTAATCCGGGAGCTGGACTTGTCGTCTTCTACCTCAGTGGCAGTTAAGCCTCTGCTGCCCAATGGCTGCAATGAGGCCCCCGTTTCATCCAACACCTCCCACTCAAACAAGGACAACCTCTGGTCCCTAATGGCTGACATCcgacaaaagataaaacacgAGGAGAAGCCGAAGTCCTCAGAGCTGGCAGTGCTGGAGTACCTTGAGGAAGACATACTTGATCAAAGCTGTGACCCCCTCGACTATTGGAACCTGAAAAAGTTCCTGTGGCCTGATCTTGCCAAAGTAGCTGCCCGTTACGTGGGCTGCCCTCCCAGCATCGTCCCAGCAGAGACACTGTTCAGCACAGCTAGTGTCAACTGTGCCCTAAATCAGCCCAGGCCTTTACTGGAAAACATGGAGGGTCTGGTGTTCCTCAAGGTCAACCTccctttgatttattttcagtacTGA
- the zbed4 gene encoding zinc finger BED domain-containing protein 4 isoform X2 yields the protein MDGEEEVSHMSEDMGDKQLESDQASETDPASPTLSNKCPNNDTEGNAENEQYENGNEASQHIKEETGDANGIEEEIQDDERLAFGSSIGPFVTRDGDEYNNLLSGYTSTLYDVAMDAVTQSLLSSIRSNTNPRKKSPAWNHFCISPRDSTKAICLYCMKEFSRGKNEKDLSTSCLMRHVRRAHPNVLLQDGADASSNHLTSSPASSLIPPSPNSPKNGDLTNSVISSASKNTSPSTSSADNSDLSSKEVLPKVEPKLEPYANTDTVCSTLSSSHSNENNLEDMSDGGPERLSGTPKSSSSRRRSAVWKHFYLSPADNSKAVCIHCMNEFSRGKNGKDLGTSCLIRHMWRAHKEVVIEENGQGNHIPPPYTNPPSLLSRTQLQDPLEVKKESPLLPSSPETISDELPQSMEESMDIKEESDDMMHLSGQESSLNLSFKTQGEDTPLTSSPCDLSEGPSLNQDHSVFQQNKKIMKRVKSEVWHHFIVSPVDQLKALCRYCPCVISRGKRGDFGTSCLMRHLMRRHPDVLKNQKSTDEKESSPHPYTNLTTTDAVSTKETESPASEKKPQTLPVFSKKTSKLWNHFSISPADPTKVICLHCSRTISRGKKTTNLGTSCLFRHMQRFHGHVLESNKAISGDVPSAEIHVKQELMDTSVYETEQNRERFDEHHPIAKKITKLIAEMLALDLQPSAIVENAGLNRLLEYLQPQYSLPPSSYFTSTAIPDMYEKVKDVVLTHLKEAEGGVVHFTTSIWVSSQTREYLTLTAHWATYESSVRPQGQDFHCSALLSVSQIDCDHNMHDIPKQLEYLWDSWITSSGLKKGFTVTDNNTIRNTLEDRGHVTMQCFGHTIDLIVSEAIKSQRMVQNLLSIARKICERVHRSAKAKEKLAELQRAHQLPENQLIQDVPSKWRTSFFMLERLVEQKKAIDEMSIECNFREMISCDQWEVMLSVCNAMKPFEVAYREMSNRTATLGQVIPLIHILNRKIDLLFDETVGIDNMLKSLKEAMVSRMSATLHDPRFTWATMLDPRYKTSLFTEEEAEQCKQDLIRELDLSSSTSVAVKPLLPNGCNEAPVSSNTSHSNKDNLWSLMADIRQKIKHEEKPKSSELAVLEYLEEDILDQSCDPLDYWNLKKFLWPDLAKVAARYVGCPPSIVPAETLFSTASVNCALNQPRPLLENMEGLVFLKVNLPLIYFQY from the exons ATGGATGGGGAAGAGGAGGTCTCTCACATGAGTGAGGATATG GGTGACAAACAGTTGGAGTCAGACCAAGCAAGTGAGACTGATCCAGCTTCTCCCACTCTTTCAAACAAATGCCCAAATAATGATACTGAGGGGAATGCGGAGAATGAACAGTATGAAAATGGTAATGAAGCAAGTCAACATATCAAAGAGGAGACTGGGGATGCAAATGGGATCGAGGAGGAAATCCAGGATGACGAAAGGCTAGCATTTGGTAGCTCAATTGGCCCTTTTGTAACTAGAGATGGCGATGAATATAATAATTTACTAAGTGGATACACAAGCACCCTTTATGATGTTGCCATGGATGCTGTCACTCAGAGCCTTTTGTCATCTATAAGGAGTAATACCAACCCAAGGAAAAAATCCCCTGCATGGAATCATTTCTGCATATCTCCACGAGACAGTACCAAAGCAATCTGTTTATACTGCATGAAAGAGTTCAGTCGGGGTAAGAATGAGAAAGACCTCAGTACAAGCTGTTTAATGAGGCACGTACGAAGGGCTCACCCCAATGTGCTTTTACAAGATGGAGCAGATGCATCCTCCAATCATCTGACTAGCTCTCCTGCCTCATCTTTGATACCTCCCTCCCCAAACTCACCAAAAAACGGAGACTTGACAAATAGTGTTATTTCTTCTGCCTCAAAGAACACTTCACCGTCCACCTCCTCAGCTGACAACTCGGATCTGTCATCCAAAGAAGTGTTACCCAAAGTCGAACCAAAACTAGAACCGTATGCCAACACTGACACTGTTTGCAGCACGCTGTCATCCTCACATTCCAATGAAAACAACCTTGAAGACATGTCAGACGGAGGGCCCGAGCGCCTTTCTGGGACCCCTAAAAGCTCGAGTTCCCGTCGAAGATCAGCTGTATGGAAACACTTCTACCTGTCGCCTGCTGACAATTCCAAAGCAGTATGTATCCATTGCATGAATGAATTCAGTAGGGGTAAAAATGGGAAGGATCTAGGGACAAGCTGTCTGATTCGTCATATGTGGAGGGCCCACAAAGAGGTTGTCATTGAGGAAAATGGACAGGGAAATCACATTCCCCCACCCTATACAAACCCGCCCTCACTGTTGTCCCGCACACAACTACAGGATCCActtgaagtaaaaaaagaatCACCCCTTCTTCCATCCTCACCAGAAACCATATCAGATGAACTGCCCCAAAGCATGGAGGAAAGCATGGATATAAAAGAGGAATCTGATGACATGATGCATCTGTCAGGGCAGGAGTCCTCTCTCAATCTCTCCTTCAAAACTCAAGGGGAGGATACACCCCTAACTTCCTCACCATGCGACCTCTCAGAGGGCCCCAGCCTCAATCAGGATCATTCAGTTTTCCAGCAAAACAAGAAGATCATGAAACGGGTGAAATCTGAAGTGTGGCACCATTTCATAGTGTCACCAGTTGACCAGTTAAAAGCACTGTGCCGTTACTGTCCATGCGTCATCAGTCGGGGGAAACGGGGCGACTTTGGTACAAGCTGTCTGATGAGGCATCTTATGAGACGCCACCCAGACGTCCTCAAAAACCAAAAAAGCACAGATGAGAAGGAATCTTCCCCTCATCCCTACACCAATCTCACCACAACAGACGCAGTTTCAACCAAAGAAACTGAGAGCCCTGCCAGTGAGAAAAAGCCACAAACCCTgcctgttttcagcaaaaagacGTCAAAACTGTGGAACCATTTCTCCATTTCACCTGCTGACCCCACAAAGGTGATTTGTTTGCACTGTAGCCGCACAATTAGCAGAGGCAAAAAGACTACAAACCTCGGCACAAGCTGCCTCTTTAGGCATATGCAGAGGTTTCATGGACATGTTCTTGAAAGTAACAAAGCTATCTCAGGTGATGTGCCGTCTGCTGAAATTCACGTTAAACAAGAGCTCATGGACACTTCCGTTtatgaaacagaacagaacCGTGAGAGGTTTGATGAACACCACCCGATTGCCAAAAAAATAACCAAACTTATTGCAGAAATGCTCGCACTGGATCTTCAGCCATCAGCTATCGTGGAGAATGCTGGACTGAACAGACTACTAGAGTACCTCCAGCCTCAGTATTCTCTACCACCTTCTTCTTACTTTACCAGCACTGCCATACCAGATATGTACGAAAAGGTGAAGGATGTTGTGCTGACCCATCTGAAAGAGGCTGAAGGTGGTGTTGTCCATTTTACAACTAGTATTTGGGTCAGTAGCCAGACAAGGGAATACCTGACCCTTACCGCCCACTGGGCGACGTACGAGTCAAGTGTCAGACCCCAGGGTCAGGACTTTCACTGCTCCGCTCTCTTAAGTGTCTCACAAATAGACTGTGATCACAATATGCATGACATCCCAAAGCAGCTCGAGTATCTGTGGGATTCTTGGATCACCTCATCGGGGCTGAAAAAGGGGTTCACTGTAACTGATAACAACACCATCAGAAACACCTTGGAGGACCGTGGCCATGTCACCATGCAGTGTTTTGGACACACTATAGACCTCATTGTTAGCGAAGCCATAAAGAGCCAGAGAATGGTTCAGAACCTTCTGAGTATTGCACGAAAGATCTGTGAACGTGTGCACCGCTCAGCAAAAGCCAAGGAGAAgctggctgagctccagagggCCCACCAGCTGCCAGAGAACCAACTGATTCAGGATGTTCCCTCCAAATGGAGGACCTCCTTTTTCATGCTGGAGCGGCTGGTGGAACAGAAGAAAGCCATCGACGAGATGTCGATCGAGTGCAATTTCAGGGAAATGATCAGCTGCGATCAGTGGGAGGTGATGCTGTCAGTCTGCAATGCAATGAAACCTTTCGAAGTCGCCTACAGGGAGATGAGCAACCGCACTGCCACTCTGGGACAAGTGATACCACTCATTCACATCCTCAATAGAAAGATAGACCTGCTGTTTGATGAAACTGTGGGCATAGACAACATGCTCAAATCTCTAAAAGAAGCCATGGTGAGCAGAATGTCCGCAACTCTGCACGACCCACGATTCACCTGGGCGACCATGCTGGACCCACGATACAAGACTTCATTGTTcacagaggaagaagctgaACAATGTAAACAAGATCTAATCCGGGAGCTGGACTTGTCGTCTTCTACCTCAGTGGCAGTTAAGCCTCTGCTGCCCAATGGCTGCAATGAGGCCCCCGTTTCATCCAACACCTCCCACTCAAACAAGGACAACCTCTGGTCCCTAATGGCTGACATCcgacaaaagataaaacacgAGGAGAAGCCGAAGTCCTCAGAGCTGGCAGTGCTGGAGTACCTTGAGGAAGACATACTTGATCAAAGCTGTGACCCCCTCGACTATTGGAACCTGAAAAAGTTCCTGTGGCCTGATCTTGCCAAAGTAGCTGCCCGTTACGTGGGCTGCCCTCCCAGCATCGTCCCAGCAGAGACACTGTTCAGCACAGCTAGTGTCAACTGTGCCCTAAATCAGCCCAGGCCTTTACTGGAAAACATGGAGGGTCTGGTGTTCCTCAAGGTCAACCTccctttgatttattttcagtacTGA